In the genome of Saccharomonospora viridis DSM 43017, one region contains:
- the casA gene encoding type I-E CRISPR-associated protein Cse1/CasA gives MKVQRMATSFDLAERGFCPVRWRAGQRPETFSPEASLGLVDLLLHAHRIEDVEISPPPALSGFLRILAVLTGRITGLDRMESFEDWEEAREDLLHAGRFDETAIRRYFDEFSGRFELFHTATARPFLQDARLLEQCRDPQGDQVSSGVNKLVLNRAAGQAFVWQSHTVDADPSPAPVAEAVWSLLTWLYYGPPGCCTARQVGKTRAGDTKVGPLRGTVSYHPVGKSLFHTLVLGLPYVPRHEHDAAPWEEEPRDPLSVPPPVQGLARKLTGRFRHAVLLTPSESGDTVVDARITWAWREEHAPVEDPYVMHRVPTNGGAPIPESASAARAVWRDLDALLGRTEQRRRPEVLAHLDELAVDEGVFTAIRALGFDQDRSKVKDRQYFSGITPPVLEAWQARDPRRWAQLREAREAAEKTAWRLQEALSGLWQKLKPSKTTNGKARDRGVPWLHKAMTTYWQSAERCFWEAVRADEASVPVRNRMIEVALRTYDATTADLMRQPKQVKAVEEHRRGLWWGWRSEAKANGEEDG, from the coding sequence GTGAAGGTTCAACGTATGGCCACTAGTTTCGATCTCGCCGAGCGCGGGTTCTGCCCGGTGAGATGGCGTGCAGGGCAGCGGCCGGAGACATTCAGTCCGGAAGCGTCGCTGGGTTTGGTCGATCTGTTGCTGCACGCCCATCGGATCGAGGATGTGGAGATATCACCACCCCCGGCACTGTCGGGCTTCCTTCGCATCCTGGCGGTACTGACCGGACGGATCACGGGCTTGGACCGCATGGAGTCCTTCGAGGACTGGGAGGAGGCGCGCGAGGATCTTCTGCACGCAGGGCGGTTCGACGAAACGGCGATCCGCCGGTACTTCGACGAGTTCTCAGGGCGTTTCGAACTCTTCCACACCGCGACGGCACGCCCTTTTCTGCAGGATGCGCGTCTGCTCGAACAATGCCGGGACCCCCAAGGTGACCAGGTCAGTTCCGGTGTGAACAAACTTGTCCTGAACCGTGCCGCAGGACAAGCGTTCGTGTGGCAAAGCCACACGGTCGACGCCGACCCCTCTCCGGCCCCTGTGGCAGAGGCGGTGTGGTCACTGCTGACATGGCTGTATTACGGTCCGCCCGGCTGCTGCACCGCACGTCAGGTGGGAAAGACAAGGGCGGGAGACACCAAGGTGGGCCCGTTACGGGGAACGGTCTCTTACCACCCTGTGGGCAAGAGCCTCTTCCACACGCTGGTGCTGGGACTTCCTTATGTTCCGCGGCATGAGCACGATGCCGCACCGTGGGAGGAAGAACCGCGCGACCCGTTGAGCGTGCCCCCGCCGGTGCAAGGATTGGCGCGAAAGTTGACCGGCCGCTTTCGGCACGCGGTGCTTCTCACTCCTTCCGAATCCGGTGACACGGTGGTCGATGCTCGAATCACGTGGGCCTGGCGCGAAGAGCACGCGCCGGTCGAAGACCCGTATGTGATGCACCGCGTTCCCACGAACGGTGGTGCTCCGATTCCAGAATCGGCCTCGGCAGCTCGGGCGGTGTGGCGGGACCTGGACGCCTTGCTGGGGAGGACAGAACAACGCCGACGACCGGAGGTGCTCGCCCACCTGGACGAACTGGCAGTCGACGAGGGAGTGTTCACAGCGATCCGGGCGCTCGGCTTCGACCAGGACCGCTCCAAGGTCAAAGACCGTCAGTACTTCTCAGGGATCACACCACCGGTGTTGGAGGCGTGGCAAGCACGTGATCCGCGCCGGTGGGCACAGCTTCGAGAAGCCCGAGAGGCCGCGGAGAAGACCGCGTGGCGGCTGCAGGAAGCGCTCTCCGGACTGTGGCAGAAGCTCAAGCCCAGTAAGACGACCAACGGCAAGGCGCGTGATCGTGGTGTTCCGTGGCTGCACAAGGCGATGACGACGTACTGGCAATCAGCGGAACGGTGCTTCTGGGAAGCGGTACGCGCCGACGAAGCCTCTGTCCCGGTGCGGAACCGAATGATCGAGGTCGCTTTGCGGACATACGACGCAACCACCGCCGACCTCATGCGCCAACCGAAGCAGGTGAAGGCGGTGGAAGAACATCGCCGTGGTCTGTGGTGGGGATGGCGTTCGGAAGCTAAGGCGAACGGAGAAGAAGATGGCTGA
- the casB gene encoding type I-E CRISPR-associated protein Cse2/CasB: MADDGGNASRSEKDEIRRHAKRWVQHVRRDVLTTPARRAAVRAALGKELGEARTFVALGEVSAFLPESSNPAVERAFLTVAAMMCAQPLRPREQDIAAGQTNPTPAETKDTAQAEQASTPLEDSDSASTKSRPRSLGASCAEAVRKKLSRSGTMEARLHALCRANNAGVHRQLPRLVALLRSGLVEVDWARLIEDLARWDRYSQRRIAATWLRDYYRQLNDEPDDTTGEEKNEHAEVH, from the coding sequence ATGGCTGACGATGGGGGAAACGCCTCGCGGTCGGAGAAAGACGAGATCCGACGGCATGCGAAGCGGTGGGTGCAGCATGTGCGTCGCGATGTGTTGACGACCCCGGCGCGGCGTGCGGCCGTGCGGGCGGCTTTGGGCAAGGAGCTGGGGGAGGCGCGCACCTTCGTGGCGCTCGGCGAAGTGTCTGCCTTCCTGCCCGAGTCCTCGAACCCTGCTGTCGAACGAGCGTTTTTGACCGTGGCGGCGATGATGTGCGCCCAACCGTTACGTCCGAGGGAACAGGACATCGCTGCCGGACAAACCAACCCCACACCCGCGGAGACGAAGGACACCGCACAGGCCGAGCAGGCCTCCACCCCACTGGAGGATTCCGACAGTGCATCGACTAAGTCGCGTCCCAGGTCCTTGGGCGCCAGTTGTGCTGAAGCAGTACGGAAGAAATTGTCTCGTTCGGGCACCATGGAAGCCCGTCTGCACGCCTTGTGTCGCGCCAACAACGCCGGCGTGCATCGCCAATTGCCCCGACTCGTCGCCTTGCTGCGCAGCGGGCTGGTGGAGGTCGACTGGGCAAGGTTGATCGAGGACCTAGCACGGTGGGACCGGTACTCACAGCGTCGTATCGCGGCCACCTGGCTTCGCGACTACTACCGCCAGCTCAACGACGAACCCGACGACACGACCGGTGAGGAGAAGAATGAGCACGCCGAAGTACATTGA
- the cas7e gene encoding type I-E CRISPR-associated protein Cas7/Cse4/CasC has translation MSTPKYIDIHVIQTLPFSNVNRDDTGSPKTVEFGGVERTRVSSQSWKRVVRQHVEEAVGGETVRTRRVVVGVAERLIKQGWEKSEAEAAGVQIALSAGKKISLKQEKDESDEVVLTTNVLLLLPESGIDELAALADEHREVILAEAKKAKKLTGMKPKLPSERINEILSRRSATINLFGRMVAELPGANVDGAVQVAHAFTTHGTAVEYDFFTAVDDIEQKLDLPGSGYMDTALFSAGTFYRYANVNLTDLLRNLDQDTDLARVLVKTFLDGFITTVPSGKQNATAAVTLPDLVHVTVRDDRPVSLANAFEAPVGGGDGFVRKSAHRLDSHAGAIAELLGESHVLFSAHTTTPGAMPKNAEGWGHLGVNARSFEKLIDDAVGVALPGGRS, from the coding sequence ATGAGCACGCCGAAGTACATTGACATCCACGTCATCCAGACCCTCCCCTTTTCCAACGTGAACCGCGACGACACGGGCTCACCCAAGACGGTGGAGTTCGGTGGCGTGGAACGAACGAGGGTGTCGAGCCAGAGCTGGAAGCGCGTCGTCCGCCAGCACGTGGAGGAGGCCGTGGGTGGCGAGACCGTTCGCACTCGTCGCGTCGTGGTCGGTGTCGCGGAACGTCTGATCAAGCAAGGCTGGGAGAAGTCCGAGGCCGAAGCGGCCGGGGTTCAGATCGCTCTGTCCGCGGGGAAGAAGATCAGCCTGAAACAGGAGAAGGACGAAAGTGACGAGGTCGTCCTGACCACCAACGTTCTGCTGTTGTTGCCGGAAAGCGGAATCGATGAGCTGGCGGCCCTGGCCGACGAACACCGTGAGGTGATCCTCGCGGAAGCCAAGAAAGCGAAAAAGCTCACCGGCATGAAGCCGAAACTGCCGTCGGAGAGGATCAACGAGATCCTCAGTCGCCGAAGTGCCACCATCAACCTGTTCGGGCGGATGGTGGCCGAACTACCCGGCGCCAACGTCGACGGTGCGGTGCAGGTGGCGCATGCCTTCACCACCCACGGCACCGCGGTGGAGTACGACTTCTTCACCGCCGTGGACGACATCGAACAAAAACTCGACCTCCCGGGAAGCGGTTATATGGACACCGCTTTGTTCAGCGCCGGAACCTTCTACCGCTATGCCAACGTCAATCTGACGGACTTGCTCCGTAACCTCGACCAGGACACGGACCTGGCTCGTGTGCTGGTGAAGACGTTCTTGGACGGTTTCATCACCACGGTTCCCTCCGGCAAGCAGAACGCGACGGCCGCTGTCACCCTGCCGGACCTCGTCCACGTCACGGTACGTGATGATCGACCGGTGTCGCTGGCGAACGCGTTCGAAGCTCCCGTGGGCGGCGGTGACGGATTCGTGAGGAAGTCAGCGCACCGACTGGACTCCCATGCCGGGGCGATCGCTGAGTTGCTCGGCGAGTCACACGTGCTGTTCTCCGCTCATACCACCACACCGGGCGCGATGCCGAAGAACGCGGAAGGGTGGGGCCATCTCGGCGTCAATGCGCGTTCGTTCGAGAAGTTGATCGACGACGCGGTGGGTGTGGCACTGCCCGGTGGGCGGTCATGA